Proteins encoded together in one Candidatus Tanganyikabacteria bacterium window:
- a CDS encoding thymidine phosphorylase → MPDILALIKAKRDGRAHPERDIRWLLATLDQVPDYQLSAWLMACVCNGLTVEETTWLTDGMARSGEMLDLSDVPGPRVDKHSTGGVGDKVSLVLAPLVAANGATMAKLSGRGLGHTGGTIDKLESFAGFRTDLSPEAFKAQLQAIRVAIAGQSGRLAPADGRLYALRDVTGTVESPGLICASILSKKIAAGADAILLDVKTGAGAFMETEGEAADLALLMQQVGQRLGRQVVCAVSEMGQPLGRAVGNAIEVVEALETLAGRGPEDLRELCVSLGALLLEAGGVVTDLAAARRRLETSLSDGSALAKFREMVAHQGGDPAAVDDPARLPGAAHRHAIRATAAGYVTAIHARAVGEAASLLGAGRRVKGDVLDLGAGVILLRKVGDPVAAGEQIADLLTNDPSRLPAAEMRLADAFSIGQEAVPPPPLIKAVFGTRWPSTASASA, encoded by the coding sequence CGCGACGGCCGCGCGCATCCCGAGAGGGATATCCGCTGGCTCCTGGCCACGCTCGACCAGGTTCCGGACTATCAGCTCTCGGCCTGGCTCATGGCTTGCGTGTGCAATGGTTTGACGGTCGAGGAGACGACCTGGCTCACCGACGGCATGGCGCGCTCGGGCGAGATGCTGGACCTTTCCGACGTGCCAGGGCCGAGGGTGGACAAGCACAGCACGGGCGGCGTCGGCGACAAGGTCTCGCTCGTCCTCGCGCCCCTGGTGGCGGCAAACGGGGCCACGATGGCCAAGCTCTCCGGGCGCGGCCTCGGGCACACGGGCGGCACGATAGACAAGCTGGAGAGCTTCGCCGGATTTCGCACCGACTTGAGCCCCGAGGCGTTCAAGGCGCAACTCCAGGCCATCCGCGTGGCCATCGCCGGCCAGAGCGGGCGCCTGGCCCCGGCCGACGGCCGCCTCTACGCATTGCGCGACGTGACCGGGACCGTGGAGAGCCCCGGGCTGATCTGCGCGTCGATCCTGAGCAAGAAGATCGCCGCCGGCGCCGACGCCATCCTGCTCGACGTCAAGACGGGCGCCGGCGCGTTCATGGAGACCGAGGGCGAGGCCGCCGATCTGGCCCTGCTCATGCAGCAGGTCGGCCAGCGCCTGGGCCGGCAGGTCGTCTGCGCGGTCAGCGAGATGGGCCAGCCGCTGGGCCGGGCCGTGGGCAACGCCATCGAGGTCGTCGAGGCGCTCGAAACCCTCGCGGGCCGCGGGCCGGAAGATCTGCGCGAACTTTGCGTGTCGCTGGGCGCCCTGCTGCTCGAGGCGGGAGGCGTGGTCACCGATCTCGCGGCCGCGCGACGGCGGCTGGAGACGTCGCTGTCGGACGGCAGCGCCCTGGCCAAGTTCCGCGAAATGGTCGCGCATCAGGGCGGCGATCCGGCCGCCGTCGACGACCCGGCGCGCCTGCCGGGCGCGGCGCACCGGCACGCGATCCGGGCGACCGCGGCCGGGTACGTCACGGCCATCCACGCTCGCGCCGTGGGTGAGGCCGCCTCGCTCCTGGGCGCCGGCCGGCGGGTCAAGGGCGACGTCCTGGATCTCGGCGCGGGCGTGATCCTCCTGCGGAAGGTCGGCGATCCGGTCGCGGCCGGCGAGCAGATCGCCGACTTGCTGACCAACGATCCCTCCCGGTTGCCCGCGGCCGAGATGCGGCTCGCCGACGCGTTCTCGATCGGGCAGGAGGCCGTCCCGCCTCCGCCGCTCATCAAGGCCGTTTTCGGAACTCGATGGCCGTCTACGGCAAGCGCCTCCGCCTAG